Genomic segment of bacterium:
GAGATCCCCTTCGATAAAGAGTACGTGACCTATGTGTGGTTCGATGCCCTGATCAACTACGTCACCTCCCCGGGATATACTTTAGACAACGTAAGGTTCGCCGAATTCTGGGAGAACTGTACCCACCTCATCGGAAAGGACATCCTCACTACCCACACCATCTACTGGCCCACCATGCTCCGGGGCGAGGGGCTTGCGCCCCCGAAGCGGGTGTTCGCCCACGGCTGGTGGACCGTGGAGGGGAAAAAGATGTCCAAGTCCGTCGGGAACGTGGTGGAACCGAACCTGCTCCTGGACAAGTACGGCGCCGATGCCATCCGCTACTTTCTCCTGCGTGAAGTGCCCTTCGGCCTGGATGGCGATTTTTCCCACTCCGCACTCATCGGCCGGATCAACTCGGACCTCGCCAACGACCTCGGCAACCTGCTTCAACGCTCCCTGGGCATGCTGGAAAAATACCGTGACGGCGTCATCCCTCCCGTACCGGGTACCGGGGAGACCGGTGACCTCACAAAAGGCCTCATGGATTCAGCCGTGAAGACCGTGGGCGAGCTTGCCGAACAGATGGAGAGCCTGGCCTTCGACAGGGCCTTGAAAACCATCTGGGAGTTTATCAGCGCCGCCAACAAGTACATCGATTCCGCCGCCCCGTGGACCCTGCACAAGGAGCATAAAGACACCCTGCTCGACTCGGTGATGTACTCCCTCTTCGAGGCCATCCGGCAGGTGGCCGTCATGATCACCCCCTTCATGCCCGAGACGGGCCAGAAAATGTTCAGGCAGATCGGGATCGCCCAGAAGAAGGAGCTGCAGACCCTTGCCTCCCTTGCATCGTGGGGAGCCCTCCCCGGGGGCACAAGGACCTTCCGGGGACCTGCTCTTTTCCCGCGAATCGAAGAGATCTCCGAAGAGGAGAAGAGGGGAAAAGGAGAAAAGGGGAAAGAACCTAAAGCCAGGGAGAAGAGTGTGGAGAACGTCATCACTTTCGATGATTTCGCGAAGATCGAGCTTCTCACCGGCAAGGTCCTT
This window contains:
- the metG gene encoding methionine--tRNA ligase; the encoded protein is MSDKTFYVTTPIYYVNDVPHIGHVYTTVAADVISRYMRSAGREVMFLTGTDEHGQKVEQAAKERGKKPQEHCDEMVVRFKDLWRRYSISNDDFIRTTEERHTLVVQHFLQKLYDSGDIYKSSYSGWYCVPDERFWTEKDLSEGNCPDCGRPVVQIEESNYFFKMSKYQEWLIKHIEDNENFIRPESRRNEMLGFLRKPLEDLCVSRPRSRLRWGIEIPFDKEYVTYVWFDALINYVTSPGYTLDNVRFAEFWENCTHLIGKDILTTHTIYWPTMLRGEGLAPPKRVFAHGWWTVEGKKMSKSVGNVVEPNLLLDKYGADAIRYFLLREVPFGLDGDFSHSALIGRINSDLANDLGNLLQRSLGMLEKYRDGVIPPVPGTGETGDLTKGLMDSAVKTVGELAEQMESLAFDRALKTIWEFISAANKYIDSAAPWTLHKEHKDTLLDSVMYSLFEAIRQVAVMITPFMPETGQKMFRQIGIAQKKELQTLASLASWGALPGGTRTFRGPALFPRIEEISEEEKRGKGEKGKEPKAREKSVENVITFDDFAKIELLTGKVLEAEKVPKSKKLVKIIVDTGEKRQIVAGIAEYYEPEELVGRTIAVVGNLAPAKLMGVESNGMLLAAHDENGLALVTFDKEVKAGVRIK